The genome window GACCGGGCGACCCAATATCTTGGCTGTGTCGAAGATGTTGTATATTTCTTCGTTTTTCAAAAGGCCGTCGGCATGGATGCCTGCACTGGTCGTATTGAAATCTGCCCCGACAAGGGGATAGTTTTTAGGTATATGTACGCCCAATTCCTTTTCAAAGTAACTTGCCATTTCCGTTATAGCCAGGGTGTCTATTCCGTCATCTGTGGCCCTCAGGGCCATTCTTTCTATCAGAAGCGCTTCGATAGGCGTATTGCCGGTTCTTTCTCCGAAACCGAGGAGCGTCCCGTTCACTGCCTCGCAGCCATAGAGCCATGCCGTCACCGCATTTACAAATCCCTTATGGAAGTCGTTATGGCCGTGCCACTCAAGGAGTGCACCTGGGACCCCTGCATCGTCGATCATAGCCCTCGCAAGGCCAGCGACGCTTCTCGGTAAGGCGGCCCCTGGGTATGGCACACCCAGACCAAGGGTATCGCAGAGCCTTATCTTTATATCTATCCCGCTTTCCTCCCTTAGTTTCATAAGCTCGATGGCGAATGGGACGCAAAAGCCATAGATGTCGGCCCTGGTTACGTCTTCAAAATGGCATCTCGGCCTTATCCCCAACTCCAAGGCAGCTTTTACTATGGCAAGATATGAATCCAGCGCCTCCCTCCGGGTCTTGTTGAGTTTTAGGAATATATGATAGTCGGAGGCGGATGTGAGTATCCCAGCCTCCCTCAGACCCATATCTTTTACGAGTTTGAGGTCTTCTTTTTTCGCCCTTATCCAGCCGGTTATCTCAGGGAACTCATAGCCCTTTTCAAGACATTTTGCGACCGCCTCCTTGTCTTTGTTTGTATAGAGGAAGAACTCGGATTGCCTGATTATGCCGCGCGGTCCGCTGAGCCTCTTTAAAAAGTCGAATATCCTGCAGATTTGCTCCACTGTGTAGGGAGGGCGGGCCTGTTGCCCGTCCCTGAATGTCGTATCGGTGATGAGCATCTCTTTAGAAGGGGATGGAATGAGATATTTGTGTTCGAAATCAATGCGGCAGACCTCACTGTAAGGGAATATCTCACGCATGAGATTGGGTTCAGACACATCCTGGAGCCTATGGCGCCAGTGTTTGCTGTGCACATGATCCAGCAGTCCGCGATCAGGATTCCATTTTGCCATACTACACCTCCTTTTTGTCTGGATTCCAACCCGGCCTGAGATAAAGCTCGGCAAGCTGAGTCATGCTCACCTCTGCAGGTGCATGGGTGAGTAGGCACTGGGCCTTTTGGGTTTTAGGAAAGGCTATTACATCCCTTATGGTCTCCAAGTTTTTCATGAGCATCACAAGACGGTCAAGGCCAAAGGCTATACCGCCGTGGGGCGGCGCACCGAATTCAAGGGCCTCAAGGAGAAATCCGAACTTGTCCTTCGCCTCCTCTTCAGGTATCGAAAGTGCCTCGAATATCTTTTTCTGAAGCGGGTATTGATGGATGCGGATACTCCCACCCCCTATCTCAATACCGTTGAGTACCAGGTCATAGGCCCTTGACCTTACAGACGCCGGGTCCTTTTCAAGGATATCTATATCTTCGTTTTTCGGTGCGGTGAATGGATGATGGACTGCGACGAAACGTTTTTCTCCCTGATCATATTCAAACAACGGGAAGTCGGTCACCCAGACAAAATCAAAAACCTCTTTTGGGATGATCCCCCTCCGCCTTGCGATCTCAAGCCTGAGTTCGCCAAGGACTTTATATACGACAGGCTTCTGATCGGCCCCGAAAAACAAGATGTCTCCGGTTGCAGCGTCGAGCCGCGACTCTATCGCACGTTTTTCGTCTTCGGTGAAAAATTTTGCAATCGGGGATTGCCATGAACCATCTTCTTTTATCTTTACCCACGCAAGTCCTTTCGCGCCGAATCCCTTTGCGAATTCTGTAAGGTCATCCAGATCTTTTCTTGAGATATCCGTCATTCCTTTCCCGTTTACGGCCTTGACCACCCCGCCTGATGCTGTTGCGTTTGCAAATACGGAAAATCCGCACCCTGCTGCTATATCGCTTATATCCCTCAGCTCAAGACCGAAGCGGACGTCAGGGCGATCGGTTCCGAAGCGCTCCATGGCCTCGTTGTATGTGAGCCTTGGAAAAGGCGTCGTCAACCTTTTCCCTGTGGTTTCTCTGAATATGTGAGAGATCAGGCCTTCTATGAGGACGATGATGTCTTCCTCATCTACAAAGGAAAGTTCTATATCGAGTTGAGAGAATTCGGGCTGACGATCGGCCCTTAGATCTTCATCCCTGAAACAACGTACTATCTGGTAGTATCTCTCCAAACCGGCTACCATGAGCATCTGTTTGTAAAGTTGCGGCGATTGCGGAAGGGCATAGAAGCAACCCGGGTTCAGTCTGCTCGGGACAAGATAATCTCGGGCGCCCTCAGGTGTGCTCCTGGTCAGGACGGGCGTTTCAACCTCGATAAAGTTATGGTCGTTTAGATATGAACGCGCGGCCTGGCATACCTTGTGGCGGAAGATGATGTTTTCCATCATCTTGGGCCTCCTGAGGTCTAGATAGCGGTATCTGAGCCTCAAGGTCTCTGATGGCTCTGCCTCATCGTCATCCAGTGGAAACGGTGGGGTATTGGATGTGTTCAATATCCTCAATTCGTTGCAGGCTACTTCTATCATGCCGGTCTTTATCTTAGGGTTTTCCATCCCCTCAGGGCGCCTTCTGACCTTGCCCCTCACTGCTATTACATATTCGCTCCTGAGCCTGTGGGCCTTTTTATGGGTCTTGGCGTCCACCTCGGGTGCAAAGACCACTTGGGTGATGCCTGTCTTATCTCTTAGGTCGATAAATATGAGCCCTCCGTGGTCCCTCCGCCTCAGGACCCAGCCCATTAGCGTCACCTCCTGATTAAAGGCAGCCTCCGTGAGGCTCGAACAGTCGTGGGTGCGTTTAAGCCCGTTTATAGAATCCATCAAATCCTTGCGCCTCCTTGCGTTGCAGAGTCGTCAGTCGGCCGTTTATTTATTAATTTCATTCGTATCTCTTTTGTTGCTGGCGTGAAAGCCGTTTCTGCGCGGTGTTATGATTTTTGCCTTTTTTATCTTTAGTGTAATTTCATCAACTATGTTATTATCTATTTGTATTTCCTGCTGTTCATGGGAGACAAGATTTCTCAAGATCAATTTCCCTGAATCTATCTCGTTTTCCCCAATTATAAGAACGAACCTGGCGCCTAATCTATCGGCGTCTTTGAGTTGAGACTTCAGCCCTCTGTCTTCCTCGTAAACGGTTTGTACCTCAAATCCCATCCTTCTTAAGGAATTTATCCATGGAAGGGCCGTTCGTCTCGCCTCTTTTCCAAGGGCAGCTATGAAAAGATCGATATTTTCCGGTGCGGCCTTCCTACCGGACACCATCAATGCTAGACGTTCTAACCCTATTGCCATCCCTACGCCCGGCAAATCAGGCCCCCCAATGGTCTTTAAAAGTCCATCATATCTCCCGCCGGCTGCAACGGCGCCCTGGGCCCCAAGGGCAGACGAGACTATTTCGAATGTGGTCCTTACATAGTAATCAAGCCCCCTTACTAGATAGGGATTGACCGTAAACGGGACATCAGACAGGAGCAGGTAGTCCGACACCGCCTCCATGTGTCGTGTACATGCTTCACATAGATGATCTCTTATGAGCGGCGCAGGCTTTAATGCAACCCTGCATCCCTCTTGTTTGCAATCGAAGACCCGCAATGGGTTGGTCTTGCTCCTCCTTTGGCAGTCGGGACATAGATCTTTTTGTACTTCGTCAAGAAAATCGTCGAGTGTCTTTCTGTAGGTAGTTCTACAGATACGACAGCCAAGGGAATTGATCTCGACCCTTACGTCATCAACTCCGAGTTGTTTTATGACCTCCCAAGGTGCGGCAATCACCTCGGCGTCTGAAAGCGGCGCATCAGTTCCGATTATTTCTGCATCTATCTGATGGAATTGTCTGAGTCTGCCCTTCTGAGGCCGCTCATGCCTGAACATCGGGCCGATGGTGAAGAGTTTCAAGACCTTTGAAGCGGTATAGAGTTTGTGTTCTATTACTGCCCTGATAATACCTGCGGTGGCTTCTGGTCTAAGGCTTATGGAATCGCCATTTCTGTCGGAGAAGGTGTACATCTCCTTTTCGACTATATCGGTATGTTCTCCTATGCCGCGGGTGAAGACATCGGTCCTTTCAAGTATGGGTACGCGTATCTCTCTAAGGCCGAAAGAGGCCAATACCTTCCTAGCAGTCGTCTCTATCCCGCTCCATATGCCGCTTTCGTCCGGCAATATGTCTTTAAAGCCGCGTATTGCGTTTATTGACATCTATTGATCCTTAATCTCAGTGTCGCATTTTAAAATAACGAGAAAAAGGCCGGGATGCACCGGCCTTTTGCACTGGTTATTCTGCGCTGATTTGTTGACTGCTGCTTCCGCCTGCGCTTAGGACGAAGACGTCACCTTTCTAGTAGAGAAATACACATCTGCCTACTTATCATGTTTACAAGCAGGCAGATGGCGGCAGGTAGATCAGCTGTGCTAATCGCAGTTCATGGTTTCGTCTACAAGGTGGCCGTTTTCATAGGTTTTGACGGACACACATCGCTTTGTACCATTGTATCTGTTTGTAGGGGTGGCCTCCACCTTTTGCCAGCCCCCTTCGGAGGTCCGGCGTTCATAAACTACAGGTCTACCCTGATCCCTGGCCTCCATGGCCGCCCTCTTCGAGATCTCGGCCATAGTCCCGCCGGCAACCGCACCGAGGGCACCTCCTATGACAGCGCCGCGCCACGGATTGCTTCTGTCAAGAAGTGCGCCGGCGGCAGCCCCTATAGCGCCCCCTACGCCTGCGCCCTCATAGTTTGACTGCGTAGGAGCGCATCCTGCCATGATACTGCATGAAAAGATAAACGCGGTCAGGAAGGACAGGCCTTTGATCCAGCGGAATCGATTGACCTTTATTGCCGTAATCAGCCGTTCCAATCTTTGTGTTCTTCCCATCATTGTCATCTCCTCTTGTTTTTTGTTGCCCTGTCCAGCGGCGGACAGGTTGTCTTTAAATTTTTGCTGAATATGGTGCACCTGCCTTGTGTATAGGCAGGTCCTAACTTAGGATATAAAATTAAACGAATAGGGTTTAAATAGCAAGATGATGCCGCCCATATTGTTGTCGATCTGCCTCTAATCGACTGAAGCTGACCGGTATCGTTGGGATTATAAGCCATTAATATGACTTTGTTTGAGACTGACTATGATACATTACAGACGTAAATACTATGATATCTTTTCTCATTTTTATGACTGGGTTATCAGTCTGCATTCCAAGGACAAGACCCTTTCTCTGAGACATTACCTTGCCAGGAGTACAAAGGTCAAGCCTGGGGATCGGGCGCTTGATCTGTGTACAGGGACGGGTGCGGTGGCATCGGTTATGTCGGAATATGTACAGGATGGTTTGGTCGTAGGGGCGGATTTTTCTTTCGGGATGTTGAAAAAGGCCATGGAGAAGGCGGACCAAAAAGGTTTGAAAAATATATTTTTTGTCGTTGCCGATGCGGCTGATCTGCCTTTCAAGGCGAATATATTTGATGTCGTTACCTGTTCCCATGCAATTTATGAATTGACAGGACAGACCAGAGGTTCGGCGCTGAAAGAGATAAAACGTATTCTGGCGCCTATGGGTCGTTTCTGTATGATGGAGCATGAGGAACCAAAAAGGCCCATAACAAGATTTTTGTATCACATAAGGCTCCTTTCCATGGGGAAGGAGGGGCGTCGGATAGTTCAAAACGAGATACAGGAGCTGCAGGGTATATTCAGCAATGTCTCCAGGGAGATCACCGCAAATGGAAAGACAAAGCTCATCTGTTGTGAAAGGGATTAAGATTATCTGTTGCCCGGCCGGATCCCCGGCATACTTTTTGATTGAAATCGGGACGATTTCATGATCCTGTGTCAAGGTGTTCCGTTGGGTGCGTAGGCGGCTTGGAATGTCCATAGACTGAGGCTGGATGGAGTGATGCCGAGACATAATAGCCGCTTAAGCACCCAAGGGTAAGCGCCGGCACCAGCGTAAAACCAAATGTCATTTCGCTGACCATAATCACCGATGTGAGCGGGGCATGTGTGACCGCCGCGAGAAAGGCACCCATGCCTACGATGGCGTAGGCATTTTCCGAGGCGCCTGACAGTATCATGTGTATACCAGACCCACCTAGACTGCCAAGCGCCGCGCCTACAAATAGTGTAGGCGTAAACACGCCGCCAACCGCCCCTGAACCGGTTGTTAATATTGTAGCAGCGGTCTTTAGGATAAGGATAAGCAGAACTATGTCCCAGGCATGGGGTCTATGCAGCAGCGAGTTGATTACAGAATAGCCGTTGCCCCAGACCTCAGGACGTATGGTCGAAAGGGTGCCTACCGCAAGCCCGGCTGTTGCCATTTTTATCCAGAGCGGCAGGGTTAGATGTCTGAAGGCGTTATGTGTAGTGTCCATAAGGCGGACAAAAACAGAACCGAGTACCCCGGCGCCGATTCCGAGCAGTGCGACGAGCATCAATTCTGGTGCCGTGGAGAGCTTACCAGGGGCGGCGGCATAGATCGGCCCGACATGGGTAATATGGCGCACCACTAGATCGGATACAGTGGATGCAAGGAGAAGCGGCCCGAGTCTGCTTATGGTGATGCCTCCGAGCACGATCTCCGCTACAAAAAGCGACCCGGCGATGGGTGTGTTGTAGGCGCCGGCTACACCGGCAGCCGCGCCGCATGCGATCAAAAAATGGCGTTCGCTAGGGGCGGAATGGAGCCAGTCAGAAATGGCGGATCCGGTAAGCGCTGCAAGCTGCACCATCGAACCCTCGCGTCCAATAGAGCCGCCCGAGACCACCGATGCAGCCGATGCGGCTGATTTCAGGAGCGAATCACGCGCCGGCAGGTCTCTTCCCGCGACTATCGCCTCCATATAGTCTGCGCCGTTTTTGCCTTTGCCCTGCCCTGCGAGATACTCCAGGATCAAGCCCGCCAGCAGTCCGCCTATGGCTGGCGAGACAGCGCGTAGTAGAGGCGGGAGCATGGCTGCATCCGCCACCAGCCCCAGCCGCGTTCCATAGATGCAGGTTTCGCTGAAGATCAGAAGCCAGCGGAATGACAGTACGGCAAATGCACCTAGTATGCCGACTGCAATCGCAAGGGCAAGCATCCGCAACAGATGTAGATCGGAGGAGGTGTTGTAGGCAGGCTGTGGAAGATCGGAAGGAATCAAGGCTTTCAACGTCTATTTGAGTTGAGAAGGCAAAATGCTGCTATTGCACAAGTCTGCGCCCATGATGTGACCCCCACTTCTATCTCTGGCATGGCGGTATTTAGATCGGTTAGGTCACTAGCTGATTTCTCATCGTGTATAATAATCATATCAAGATGTCAAACATATATCAGAGGCGACATAGACGGTCAAGCAAACCACCTCGGTTTGAAGAACGCGCCTCTTTCAATTGTGTGCCTATCCAAATTAGATCTGTAAAACCTTCTGTGGTGATCTCAACTGCTCATGGTCCAGATCTCCTGAGACTATGAAAAAGGACAAATTAATTACGCGGTATAATGGGTCGACAAATA of Dissulfurimicrobium hydrothermale contains these proteins:
- a CDS encoding triose-phosphate isomerase — protein: MAKWNPDRGLLDHVHSKHWRHRLQDVSEPNLMREIFPYSEVCRIDFEHKYLIPSPSKEMLITDTTFRDGQQARPPYTVEQICRIFDFLKRLSGPRGIIRQSEFFLYTNKDKEAVAKCLEKGYEFPEITGWIRAKKEDLKLVKDMGLREAGILTSASDYHIFLKLNKTRREALDSYLAIVKAALELGIRPRCHFEDVTRADIYGFCVPFAIELMKLREESGIDIKIRLCDTLGLGVPYPGAALPRSVAGLARAMIDDAGVPGALLEWHGHNDFHKGFVNAVTAWLYGCEAVNGTLLGFGERTGNTPIEALLIERMALRATDDGIDTLAITEMASYFEKELGVHIPKNYPLVGADFNTTSAGIHADGLLKNEEIYNIFDTAKILGRPVSVNISDKAGTAGIAHWVNTRLGVTDEKMVDKKHPGVVKIYKKIMQQYEQGRVTSMSDEEMEVLARKYIPELFKSDFDELKAEAHDLAFHLIGSLVEGPEIRSMDPARIEPTLKQVIDDYPFIQFLYVVNADGKKITRNITHLKYRAKYATFRLDEDFSDRPWFIEPMQNGKVYISDFYTSKITGALCITVSAPILNNEDEIVGILGMDIRFEDLAKMEQDEED
- the aspS gene encoding aspartate--tRNA ligase, which translates into the protein MDSINGLKRTHDCSSLTEAAFNQEVTLMGWVLRRRDHGGLIFIDLRDKTGITQVVFAPEVDAKTHKKAHRLRSEYVIAVRGKVRRRPEGMENPKIKTGMIEVACNELRILNTSNTPPFPLDDDEAEPSETLRLRYRYLDLRRPKMMENIIFRHKVCQAARSYLNDHNFIEVETPVLTRSTPEGARDYLVPSRLNPGCFYALPQSPQLYKQMLMVAGLERYYQIVRCFRDEDLRADRQPEFSQLDIELSFVDEEDIIVLIEGLISHIFRETTGKRLTTPFPRLTYNEAMERFGTDRPDVRFGLELRDISDIAAGCGFSVFANATASGGVVKAVNGKGMTDISRKDLDDLTEFAKGFGAKGLAWVKIKEDGSWQSPIAKFFTEDEKRAIESRLDAATGDILFFGADQKPVVYKVLGELRLEIARRRGIIPKEVFDFVWVTDFPLFEYDQGEKRFVAVHHPFTAPKNEDIDILEKDPASVRSRAYDLVLNGIEIGGGSIRIHQYPLQKKIFEALSIPEEEAKDKFGFLLEALEFGAPPHGGIAFGLDRLVMLMKNLETIRDVIAFPKTQKAQCLLTHAPAEVSMTQLAELYLRPGWNPDKKEV
- the hisS gene encoding histidine--tRNA ligase, which codes for MSINAIRGFKDILPDESGIWSGIETTARKVLASFGLREIRVPILERTDVFTRGIGEHTDIVEKEMYTFSDRNGDSISLRPEATAGIIRAVIEHKLYTASKVLKLFTIGPMFRHERPQKGRLRQFHQIDAEIIGTDAPLSDAEVIAAPWEVIKQLGVDDVRVEINSLGCRICRTTYRKTLDDFLDEVQKDLCPDCQRRSKTNPLRVFDCKQEGCRVALKPAPLIRDHLCEACTRHMEAVSDYLLLSDVPFTVNPYLVRGLDYYVRTTFEIVSSALGAQGAVAAGGRYDGLLKTIGGPDLPGVGMAIGLERLALMVSGRKAAPENIDLFIAALGKEARRTALPWINSLRRMGFEVQTVYEEDRGLKSQLKDADRLGARFVLIIGENEIDSGKLILRNLVSHEQQEIQIDNNIVDEITLKIKKAKIITPRRNGFHASNKRDTNEINK
- a CDS encoding YMGG-like glycine zipper-containing protein; its protein translation is MMGRTQRLERLITAIKVNRFRWIKGLSFLTAFIFSCSIMAGCAPTQSNYEGAGVGGAIGAAAGALLDRSNPWRGAVIGGALGAVAGGTMAEISKRAAMEARDQGRPVVYERRTSEGGWQKVEATPTNRYNGTKRCVSVKTYENGHLVDETMNCD
- a CDS encoding class I SAM-dependent methyltransferase translates to MIHYRRKYYDIFSHFYDWVISLHSKDKTLSLRHYLARSTKVKPGDRALDLCTGTGAVASVMSEYVQDGLVVGADFSFGMLKKAMEKADQKGLKNIFFVVADAADLPFKANIFDVVTCSHAIYELTGQTRGSALKEIKRILAPMGRFCMMEHEEPKRPITRFLYHIRLLSMGKEGRRIVQNEIQELQGIFSNVSREITANGKTKLICCERD
- a CDS encoding chloride channel protein, with amino-acid sequence MKALIPSDLPQPAYNTSSDLHLLRMLALAIAVGILGAFAVLSFRWLLIFSETCIYGTRLGLVADAAMLPPLLRAVSPAIGGLLAGLILEYLAGQGKGKNGADYMEAIVAGRDLPARDSLLKSAASAASVVSGGSIGREGSMVQLAALTGSAISDWLHSAPSERHFLIACGAAAGVAGAYNTPIAGSLFVAEIVLGGITISRLGPLLLASTVSDLVVRHITHVGPIYAAAPGKLSTAPELMLVALLGIGAGVLGSVFVRLMDTTHNAFRHLTLPLWIKMATAGLAVGTLSTIRPEVWGNGYSVINSLLHRPHAWDIVLLILILKTAATILTTGSGAVGGVFTPTLFVGAALGSLGGSGIHMILSGASENAYAIVGMGAFLAAVTHAPLTSVIMVSEMTFGFTLVPALTLGCLSGYYVSASLHPASVYGHSKPPTHPTEHLDTGS